TGGGTTCTTATATGGGTTATTTTCAACGCTGCATGTCAATCTTGGTTATGTCACAAGTGATACAAATGCAGTAACTGCAACGGTAGGAACACTACCAGAATTATTAAGCTATTTAAAATATACAAGTTTATATCGTAACGTAATCATCATCGTGATTGTTGGTGTGATTTCCGCAATTGTATACTTTTTAGCCACAAGACTATACTTCCGTCATCTTTCTACAGGGTTAATTATCCGTGATGAAGGTGAAAAGATGGTAAAGCAAATCATCAAACAGATTGGTGGGCAAGAGAATATTAAACATGTAGAAGCTGATGCAACGTCACTTGTGATTACGGTATACGATAAAGAAATCGTGCATGAAAAAGAGTTAATGGATCTTGGCTCAATTAGCATCACACACAATGAAAATGCATATACATTATTCTATGGTGCAAAGTCTTATTTCTTGTATAAAGGAATTATCAATTCATTGCGAACAGTAATGTAGAAAATTGGCGATAGTAAAAAACACTTCGATATTGAAGTGTTTTTTTAGACGAATACTTTATTCTTTGTCTAACAGCCAGTGGATGATATTTTTATGGATATATCCCTCTTGGCTAAAATCAATGGTATCCATAGATAAGACATACTTTGGATGGTTGTCGGAAATCTCGTGATAGACTTTAAACTCTCTTTTACGTGTTTCGGCTGTTGCCAACAAATAACAAACTTGGAAATAGAGACGTTTACCATCCTTTTCTGTGATGAAGTCGATTTCTTTATCCTTCACTTTGCCAATATAAACGGTATATCCACGCTGTAATAATTCTGTATAAACAATATTTTCTAATACACGTTCAATGTCTTTGGTATTGGAGAAACCTTTTGCCTGTCTAAAGCCGTGATCAGTTAGGAAATATTTTTCTTCAACTTTTAAAATATTTTTGCCAATCGTATCGTAGCGAGGTACCTTCTTTAAAATAAAGGCATTGATACAAAAATTCAAATAATTTAAAACGGTATCTACTGAGACATTACGACCTTCGCTCTTTAGAAAATTTCGAATATTTAATGCTGAGAAAGTATGACTAATATTTTCTGCGGCGTATAACAGTATACGATTGAAAATATCTATATCGCGAATCTGATTATATTCCAAAACATCCTTCACCAAGACGGTATTATAGATATCTGAAAGATATTTATAGCTTGGATTTGGATCGAGTTGAAAGTGCTTCACAGCAGGAAGACCACCAATTTCAATAAACTTAGTGAAGTATTCTTCTTGTGATAATTGCAAATCTTTATAACAATCAATAAATTCCTTGAATGTAAATGGATAGATTTCAAATTGAACATATCTTCCCGCAAGTACAGTGGCTAGGTCACTTGACAACATTGTGGAATTAGAGCCTGTAATATAAATATCACAATCATAATCTGCTTGTAGACCATTGATAACTTCTTCCCAGTGATGAACTACTTGGATTTCATCAAAGAAGAAATATTTTTTGTCATTATTTTGTTTGAGGAATGTTTGTATATGCTTGGTAAAAGTTTCTGCATTTCGAATATTAAGTAATTCCAAGCTTTCAAAATTCATAAAGATTTTGTTTTCACTTGGGATATCCTTTAAAAGGACTTCAGAAATCATTTTCAATATTGTAGATTTACCAACACGGCGCATACCAATCAATATTTTAGTGACAGGCTTATTAATAAATTTTTGAATTTCATTTAGATAACTTTGTCGTAAAATATACTCCATGTAGCACCTCCTGTTTATATTTCGATTATAATCGAAATATAAACAATTTTCAATATTAATTTCGATTATAGTCGAAATCATAAGAAACAATTAATATTATTTCGATTATGGTCGAAACAGTAAATATATTACATATCTTGATGCATACCCATCGGTCTTAGACCGCAAGGAATGTATATAACTATGCTATAATACATATGTTTTGAGAGGCGAATATGGCAGAAAATTATACACCAATGATGCAGCAGTATCTTGCAGTTAAAAAAGAATATGAAGACGCAATCTTGTTCTATCGCATAGGTGATTTCTATGAGATGTTCTTTGATGATGCGAAGATTGCATCGAAAGAATTAGATCTTGTACTTACAGGAAAGAATGCGGGTGTTGAGGAACGTGTGCCGATGTGTGGAATTCCACATCATGCGGCTGCTGCGTATATCCCAAGACTTGTATCTCGTGGTTTTAAGGTTGCGATTTGTGAACAGACACAAGATCCAAAAGAAGCGGTTGGTTTAGTTACACGTGATGTGATCCGTGTCATTACACCAGGTACTGTCATGCAAGAAATCTCTGATGAAAAAGCCTCTGTATATTTAGCTGCGATTACCGATTATGGATATGGGTATTCTCTAGCAATTGTAGAAATGAGTACTGGTGAAAACTATGTACAGAATATCGAACATAAAGATGTGTTATTACTACAGACTTTATTACGTTCGAATGTACGTGAAGTTGTAGTACCTAGTGATTTTAAAGAAAAGACACTCAAGAGTTTTAGAGAACTGCAGATTGTCATTTCATATTGTGATGAAACACGTATTAAAGAGGAGTATCTACCACTAACCGAAGGTATTCTGAAAGATTACGATATGCATGCATATGGTCGAATGTTAAACTATCTGGAAAATACCCAGAAACACATGCTGGGTCACTTACAGGTGACACGCATTGAGCGTGAAGATGAAGTATTATACATGGATTTTGCGACACGTCAGAATCTAGAGCTCGTACAATCCTTGCATGAAAATGGTAAGGCAATTACACTATGGTCATTTTTAGATGTGTGCAAGTCTGCGATGGGTTCAAGACAGCTACGTAAATGGATTGAAAAGCCACTTGTTTCAAGAGAGAAGATTGAAGCACGCTTTAATAAGACAGAATGGTTAATTCAAAACTTTATGCAAAGACAACAGTTGCGTGATAGTTTTAGTAATATCTATGACTTACAAAGACTCATTGCTAGATGTGCAATGAATACAGCGAATGCGGTAGATTGCCAACGTTTGACAAAGACATTAGCAGAAGTGCCTACAATTATGCATGCATTAGATGAGACTGTATTTGATGAGAAGCGTAAAGTTGATCCTCTACAGGAACTCTACCAGAAGCTGAAAGATGCGTTTGTGGATAATCCACCAGTACAGATTAGTGATGGTGGAATGTTTAGAGATGGCTATAACGCCGAACTCGATGAGGCACGCAAGATTCAACATAGTGGTAGAACTTTCATTGCGGAATTAGAAGCTAAGGAAAGAGAAAGAACCGGTATCAAGACTCTCAAAATCGGCTATAACAAAGTCTTTGGCTATTACATTGAAATCTCCAAAGCAGCTGCACAAGCTGTACAGGATGATTGGGGATATATCCGTCGTCAAACATTAACGAATAATGAGCGTTTTATCTCTCCAGAATTAAAAGAGAAAGAAGACGCAATCTTACATGCGGAAGAAAATGCGATTCGCATTGAGAAACAATTATTCCAAATGATATTAGATGAAATCCGTGCATACTTACCACGACTGCAAAAACTAAGTAAGTTTTTAGCAGAGGTAGATGCACAGGTTGCCATGGCAGAAGTATCCGCCAAGTATGGTTATGTCCGTCCGCAATTTGATGAAGACCGTCTTTTCATTGAAAATGGTAAGCACCCAATCTTGGATGATATGATGAAGAACCCAAAGTATGTCGCAAACTCTACGGATATGCATAAAGATCAGGATATCTTACTCATTACTGGTCCAAACATGGGTGGTAAATCTACCTATATGCGTCAGACTGCACTAATCGTTATCATGGCACAGATGGGATGTTTTGTTCCGGCGAAGAGCTGTATCATGCCTATTTTCGATAAGATCTTTACACGTATTGGTGCTTCAGATGATATCCTCAGTGGACAATCCACATTCATGGTAGAAATGTCAGAAGCGAACCTTGCCTTGCAGGAGGCAACTTCCTCATCCTTAATCTTATTTGATGAGATTGGTAGAGGTACATCTACCTATGATGGTATGGCATTAGCACAGGCAATGATTGAATATATCGCAACCTGTATACATGCTAAGACGATGTTTAGTACACACTATCATGAACTAACTGTGATTTCTGATAATCTTCCAAACGTGAAAAATATGCATGTTGTAGTAAAAGAAAATAATGATGAAGTCACATTCTTATATAAGATGGCAGACGGCCCGGCTGGTCATTCTTATGGTATTAATGTCGCAAGACTTGCGGGTTTACCAGACGCAGTATTAAATCGGGCAAAAGACTTACAGAAGGAATTAGAATCAACCAAGAGAGTCGTTCAGCAAAACTACCAGTTGGTAGAAATGCATAAGGAAGATCCACGTACAGAAGCTTTGATGGAGAAATTAAAACAAGTTGACCCAGATAATCTTTCTCCACGTGAAGCGTGGGTGATGTTAAGTGACCTTTGTGAGGAGGTAAAGAAGTAATGGAATTAGATAAGATTACAATACGAGGTGCCAAGGAGAATAACCTAAAGAATATTTCCTTGGAAATACCTCGCAATAAAATGGTAGTAATGACAGGTCTTTCAGGAAGTGGAAAGACCTCACTTGCCTTTGATACGATTTACGCCGAAGGACAAAGACGCTACGTGGAATCCCTTTCCGCATACGCAAGACAGTTCTTAGGTGGAGTTGAAAAACCAAATGTTGAGTTAATTGAAGGATTATCTCCAGCAATTTCCATCGACCAGAAGACAACATCTAACAATCCACGATCTACGGTTGGAACTGTGACAGAAATCTATGACTACCTGCGTCTTTTATACGCAAGAACAGGTGTACCATACTGTCCTAATCACAATATTCCAATCACAGGGCAGACCATTACAGAAATGGTCAATCAAGTGATGGACTTACCAGATCGTAGTAAGCTAACCATACTTGCGCCTACGGTTAGAAATAAAAAAGGAAGCTTCAAAGATGTATTTGCGAAGCTATTGAAG
This genomic window from Solobacterium moorei contains:
- a CDS encoding ATP-binding protein; translation: MEYILRQSYLNEIQKFINKPVTKILIGMRRVGKSTILKMISEVLLKDIPSENKIFMNFESLELLNIRNAETFTKHIQTFLKQNNDKKYFFFDEIQVVHHWEEVINGLQADYDCDIYITGSNSTMLSSDLATVLAGRYVQFEIYPFTFKEFIDCYKDLQLSQEEYFTKFIEIGGLPAVKHFQLDPNPSYKYLSDIYNTVLVKDVLEYNQIRDIDIFNRILLYAAENISHTFSALNIRNFLKSEGRNVSVDTVLNYLNFCINAFILKKVPRYDTIGKNILKVEEKYFLTDHGFRQAKGFSNTKDIERVLENIVYTELLQRGYTVYIGKVKDKEIDFITEKDGKRLYFQVCYLLATAETRKREFKVYHEISDNHPKYVLSMDTIDFSQEGYIHKNIIHWLLDKE
- the mutS gene encoding DNA mismatch repair protein MutS; translated protein: MAENYTPMMQQYLAVKKEYEDAILFYRIGDFYEMFFDDAKIASKELDLVLTGKNAGVEERVPMCGIPHHAAAAYIPRLVSRGFKVAICEQTQDPKEAVGLVTRDVIRVITPGTVMQEISDEKASVYLAAITDYGYGYSLAIVEMSTGENYVQNIEHKDVLLLQTLLRSNVREVVVPSDFKEKTLKSFRELQIVISYCDETRIKEEYLPLTEGILKDYDMHAYGRMLNYLENTQKHMLGHLQVTRIEREDEVLYMDFATRQNLELVQSLHENGKAITLWSFLDVCKSAMGSRQLRKWIEKPLVSREKIEARFNKTEWLIQNFMQRQQLRDSFSNIYDLQRLIARCAMNTANAVDCQRLTKTLAEVPTIMHALDETVFDEKRKVDPLQELYQKLKDAFVDNPPVQISDGGMFRDGYNAELDEARKIQHSGRTFIAELEAKERERTGIKTLKIGYNKVFGYYIEISKAAAQAVQDDWGYIRRQTLTNNERFISPELKEKEDAILHAEENAIRIEKQLFQMILDEIRAYLPRLQKLSKFLAEVDAQVAMAEVSAKYGYVRPQFDEDRLFIENGKHPILDDMMKNPKYVANSTDMHKDQDILLITGPNMGGKSTYMRQTALIVIMAQMGCFVPAKSCIMPIFDKIFTRIGASDDILSGQSTFMVEMSEANLALQEATSSSLILFDEIGRGTSTYDGMALAQAMIEYIATCIHAKTMFSTHYHELTVISDNLPNVKNMHVVVKENNDEVTFLYKMADGPAGHSYGINVARLAGLPDAVLNRAKDLQKELESTKRVVQQNYQLVEMHKEDPRTEALMEKLKQVDPDNLSPREAWVMLSDLCEEVKK